The proteins below come from a single Longimicrobium sp. genomic window:
- a CDS encoding Asd/ArgC dimerization domain-containing protein has product ERIAGAQLVANPGCYPTAAILALAPLLRRGLAAGPVIVNAASGVTGAGRSPKRELLFAEVAEGFSAYAVGNVHRHLAEMRSQAAGVTGGRAPDLVFTPHLLPVRRGILETIYVPLNEPLFGDPVGMWMDDYASEPFVRVLSGRMPSLADAVGSNRVAIGVTAVQDVAAPMLIVVAAIDNLVKGAAGQAVQNLNLMFGWPETEALA; this is encoded by the coding sequence CGAGCGGATCGCCGGCGCGCAGCTGGTCGCCAACCCGGGATGCTATCCCACCGCGGCCATCCTGGCGCTGGCGCCCCTGCTGCGGCGCGGCCTGGCGGCGGGGCCGGTGATCGTCAACGCGGCGTCGGGGGTCACGGGTGCGGGGCGCTCGCCCAAGCGCGAGCTGCTGTTCGCCGAGGTGGCCGAGGGGTTCAGCGCCTACGCCGTGGGCAACGTGCACCGGCACCTGGCCGAGATGCGGTCGCAGGCGGCGGGTGTCACGGGGGGACGGGCGCCGGACCTGGTGTTCACCCCGCACCTGCTGCCTGTGCGTCGCGGCATCCTGGAAACGATATACGTGCCGCTGAACGAGCCGCTGTTCGGCGACCCGGTCGGAATGTGGATGGATGATTATGCATCCGAGCCCTTCGTGCGGGTGTTGAGCGGACGCATGCCGTCGCTGGCGGATGCGGTGGGCTCCAACCGCGTGGCCATCGGGGTGACGGCCGTCCAGGACGTGGCGGCTCCGATGCTGATCGTGGTCGCGGCCATCGACAACCTGGTGAAGGGCGCGGCCGGGCAGGCGGTGCAGAACCTCAACCTGATGTTCGGATGGCCCGAGACGGAGGCGCTGGCGTGA
- the argB gene encoding acetylglutamate kinase: MRVVKVGGNLAEDAAWMRSVAESVTASAVPTLLVHGGGKEVSQLQRAMGEEPEWVDGLRVTTPIALDAVRMVLSGVVNKRWVSALLDAGVDAVGVSGEDGGLLVGRTIRGGALGRAGELVSVRTELLHAWMEQGLTLVISPVSRCTDGGGLNVNADDAAAAIAATLGAEELLFVSDVPGVRRAGEWLGSLGGAEAEALAASGEASGGMLPKLRAAFTAAAAGVAGVRIGGVGMLTDLAAGTRIEPAREMADAGC; encoded by the coding sequence GTGAGGGTCGTCAAGGTGGGCGGCAACCTGGCCGAGGACGCCGCGTGGATGCGGTCGGTGGCGGAATCCGTCACCGCGTCCGCCGTCCCCACCCTCCTCGTCCACGGCGGCGGCAAGGAAGTCAGCCAGCTGCAGCGCGCGATGGGCGAAGAGCCGGAGTGGGTGGACGGGCTGCGGGTGACCACGCCCATCGCCCTCGACGCCGTGCGCATGGTGCTGAGCGGTGTGGTCAACAAGCGCTGGGTTTCCGCGCTGCTGGATGCCGGGGTGGATGCGGTGGGCGTGTCGGGTGAGGACGGCGGGCTGCTGGTGGGCCGGACGATCCGCGGCGGCGCGCTGGGGCGCGCGGGGGAGCTGGTGTCGGTGCGGACGGAGCTGCTGCACGCGTGGATGGAGCAGGGGCTGACGCTGGTGATCTCGCCCGTGTCGCGCTGCACGGACGGTGGCGGGTTGAACGTGAACGCCGACGATGCCGCCGCGGCCATCGCCGCCACCCTGGGCGCGGAAGAGCTGCTTTTCGTCTCCGACGTCCCCGGCGTGCGCCGCGCGGGCGAGTGGCTGGGGTCGCTGGGCGGCGCCGAGGCCGAGGCGCTGGCCGCCTCGGGCGAGGCGTCGGGGGGAATGCTTCCCAAGCTGCGCGCGGCCTTCACGGCGGCGGCGGCCGGGGTGGCGGGGGTACGGATCGGGGGCGTGGGGATGCTGACGGACCTGGCCGCGGGAACGCGGATCGAACCTGCACGGGAGATGGCCGATGCTGGCTGCTGA
- a CDS encoding acetylornithine/succinylornithine family transaminase, translating to MLAADRQSALLGVYRPAGPAFVAGEGCWLTGDDGRRYLDFTSGIAVNALGYGDPDVSAAIRGALDAGILHTSNLFRTAPAGELAGWLTAHSFADRVFFCNSGAEANEGAIKFARRWAGERDEIIAFRGGFHGRTMGALALTDRPAYQEPFRPLMPGVHFAEVGDVDGVRALLQTGRVAAVIIEPIQAEGGVRTVAPGFLQALRALCTEHGALLMLDEVQTGLGRTGTLWAHEAAGITPDVMTLAKPLAGGLPMGAVLVTETVAAALKPGDHGSTFGGGTLVASAALATCRKIGAEPFMAEVRRKSELLADLLGALALRRPGIRQVRGAGLMWGIETDDAAGIVGRALEAGLLLCTAGPDVVRLLPPLVIGDDELRQGIAILEGAMEC from the coding sequence ATGCTGGCTGCTGACAGGCAATCCGCCCTGCTGGGCGTCTACAGGCCCGCCGGCCCGGCCTTCGTGGCGGGTGAGGGATGCTGGCTGACGGGCGACGACGGGCGCCGCTACCTGGACTTCACCAGCGGCATCGCGGTGAACGCCCTGGGCTACGGCGATCCGGACGTGTCGGCCGCCATCCGCGGCGCGCTGGACGCCGGCATCCTCCACACGTCCAACCTCTTCCGCACCGCCCCCGCGGGCGAGCTGGCCGGGTGGCTGACGGCACACTCGTTCGCCGACCGCGTGTTCTTCTGCAACAGCGGCGCGGAGGCCAACGAGGGGGCCATTAAGTTCGCCCGCCGCTGGGCGGGGGAGAGGGACGAGATCATCGCGTTCCGTGGCGGCTTCCATGGCCGGACGATGGGCGCGCTCGCCCTGACCGACCGCCCCGCCTACCAGGAGCCGTTCCGCCCGCTGATGCCGGGCGTGCACTTCGCCGAGGTGGGCGACGTGGACGGGGTGAGGGCTCTGCTGCAGACCGGGCGCGTGGCGGCCGTCATCATCGAGCCCATCCAGGCCGAGGGTGGCGTGCGCACGGTGGCGCCCGGGTTCCTGCAGGCACTCCGCGCCCTGTGCACCGAGCACGGCGCGCTGCTGATGCTGGACGAAGTGCAGACGGGGCTGGGCCGCACGGGAACGCTGTGGGCGCACGAGGCGGCGGGGATCACGCCGGACGTGATGACGCTGGCCAAGCCCCTCGCCGGCGGCCTGCCGATGGGCGCCGTGCTGGTGACGGAAACCGTGGCCGCAGCGCTGAAGCCGGGCGACCACGGCAGCACCTTCGGCGGGGGGACGCTCGTAGCGTCGGCCGCGCTGGCCACGTGCCGCAAGATCGGCGCGGAGCCGTTCATGGCCGAGGTGCGCCGCAAGAGCGAGCTGCTGGCGGACCTGCTGGGCGCGCTGGCGCTCCGCCGCCCCGGCATCCGCCAGGTGCGCGGCGCGGGGCTGATGTGGGGGATCGAGACGGACGACGCGGCCGGGATCGTGGGCCGCGCGCTGGAGGCCGGGCTGCTGCTGTGCACTGCCGGCCCGGACGTGGTGCGGCTGCTTCCGCCGCTTGTGATCGGGGACGACGAACTGCGCCAGGGCATCGCGATCCTGGAAGGAGCGATGGAGTGCTGA
- a CDS encoding N-acetyltransferase has protein sequence MLIQIAPAAAAAGIDVTPVTPGSPVTVRPARIADMLAVEPLINHFAAQNLMLPKTPEQLVRLFREFVVATDENGRLLGCGGLRIFSPELAEIISLAVSPAAQGLGLGGRIVERLVEDAETLGITTVFALTLRDGFFHRLGFRTVNKEMFPAKVWADCRNCSKLHACDEIAVYREVRR, from the coding sequence GTGCTGATCCAGATTGCGCCCGCCGCCGCGGCGGCGGGCATCGACGTCACCCCGGTAACCCCCGGGTCGCCGGTGACGGTGCGCCCCGCGCGCATCGCCGACATGCTGGCGGTGGAGCCGCTGATCAACCACTTCGCCGCGCAGAACCTGATGCTCCCCAAGACGCCGGAGCAGCTGGTTCGCCTGTTCCGCGAATTCGTGGTGGCGACGGACGAGAACGGGCGCCTGCTGGGGTGCGGCGGCCTGCGCATCTTTTCGCCCGAGCTGGCGGAAATCATCTCCCTGGCCGTGAGCCCCGCGGCGCAGGGGCTGGGGCTGGGCGGGCGCATCGTGGAGCGGCTGGTGGAAGACGCCGAGACGCTGGGCATCACCACCGTCTTCGCGCTCACGCTGCGCGACGGCTTCTTCCACCGCCTGGGCTTTCGCACCGTGAACAAGGAGATGTTCCCGGCCAAGGTGTGGGCCGACTGCCGGAACTGCTCCAAGCTGCACGCCTGCGACGAGATCGCGGTCTACAGGGAAGTGCGAAGGTAA
- a CDS encoding argininosuccinate synthase produces MARETPMQTPRVVLAYSGGLDTSIIVPWLRENYGAEVICVAADVGQGEELSGLEAKALASGAAACYVQDLREAFVTGYVWPTLRAGAVYGRKYLLGTSMARPIIAKAQVEIARQVGATHLAHGCTGKGNDQVRFELTYAALAPDLPVIAPWREWNIRSREDALAYAAEHKVPVVATREKIYSRDANLWHVSHEGGPLEDPAHEPGSDLFLLTKSPEEASARAEYVTIGFHEGYPVSVNGQELGPVELIAALNTIGGAHGVGRIDLVEDRLVGMKSRGIYETPGGTLLYAAHSELEQLTLDRRTLSLKDMVAPRYADLVYEGRWWTTEREAMDALVNTTQRRVTGSVRLKLYRGNVAIAGRWSANSLYDERFVTFGEDDVYEQSDAAGFIRLFGLSSRVAALKEQEATLAPTLAAAD; encoded by the coding sequence ATCGCCAGGGAGACCCCCATGCAGACCCCCCGCGTCGTCCTCGCCTACTCGGGCGGACTGGATACCTCCATCATCGTGCCCTGGCTCCGTGAAAACTACGGCGCCGAAGTGATCTGCGTGGCCGCCGACGTGGGCCAGGGCGAAGAGCTCAGCGGGCTCGAGGCCAAGGCACTCGCCTCGGGCGCCGCCGCCTGCTACGTGCAGGACCTGCGCGAGGCGTTCGTCACCGGGTACGTGTGGCCCACGCTGCGCGCCGGTGCCGTCTACGGCCGCAAGTACCTGCTGGGGACGTCGATGGCGCGCCCCATCATCGCCAAGGCGCAGGTGGAGATCGCCCGGCAGGTGGGCGCCACGCACCTGGCCCACGGCTGCACCGGCAAGGGCAACGACCAGGTGCGTTTCGAACTCACCTACGCCGCGCTCGCGCCAGACCTTCCGGTGATCGCGCCGTGGCGGGAGTGGAACATCCGCTCGCGCGAAGACGCCCTGGCGTACGCGGCGGAGCACAAGGTGCCCGTCGTCGCCACGCGGGAGAAGATCTACTCGCGGGACGCCAACCTGTGGCACGTGAGCCACGAGGGCGGCCCGCTGGAAGACCCCGCGCACGAGCCCGGGAGCGACCTGTTCCTGCTGACGAAGTCGCCCGAGGAGGCGTCGGCGCGCGCGGAATACGTCACCATCGGCTTTCACGAGGGTTACCCGGTCTCGGTCAACGGGCAGGAGCTGGGGCCCGTGGAATTGATCGCGGCGCTGAACACCATCGGCGGGGCGCACGGCGTCGGGCGTATCGACCTGGTGGAAGACCGGCTGGTGGGGATGAAGTCGCGCGGCATCTACGAGACGCCCGGCGGCACCCTGCTGTACGCCGCGCACTCGGAGCTGGAGCAGCTGACGCTGGACCGGCGCACGCTGAGCCTCAAGGACATGGTGGCCCCGCGCTACGCCGACCTGGTGTACGAGGGCCGCTGGTGGACCACGGAGCGCGAGGCGATGGACGCGCTGGTGAACACCACGCAGCGCCGCGTGACGGGATCGGTGCGCCTGAAGCTGTACCGCGGCAACGTGGCCATCGCCGGCCGCTGGTCCGCCAACTCGCTGTACGACGAGCGCTTCGTAACGTTCGGCGAGGACGACGTGTACGAGCAGTCCGACGCGGCGGGGTTCATCCGCCTGTTCGGCCTTTCCAGCCGCGTGGCCGCGCTCAAGGAGCAGGAGGCCACGCTGGCGCCCACCCTTGCCGCCGCGGACTGA
- the argH gene encoding argininosuccinate lyase, whose translation MACTPTAPAQNAPAVPGARMWGGRFSSGPAPEMDRLNRSLPVDRRLWRHDVAGSRAWAAALGAAGVIDPAEAADLRAGLDAVAARLESWSEADWAAAGDEDVHTLVERLLGDEIGPTAGKLHTGRSRNDQVATDFRLWALEAVKTLDAALRDVQLALVEQAEQHVATVMPSYTHMQRAQPVSAAHWLLSHAWPLARDRERLADAGDRVSVLPLGSGAIAGCPFPVDRVLLKESLGFRAVSPNSVDAVADRDWVAELLFVAAMAGVHLSRLAEDLVLFASSEFGFVRLSDRFSTGSSLMPQKRNPDALELARGKAGRLIGDLTGMLALLKGLPSGYNKDLQEDKSALFSAFDALTDVLPAVAGTIRSMTIDAARCAGAVDSAMLATDLADFLVREGVPFREAHGAVGRLVRAAEALGCPLSALPREVFVEVSREFASADLDSLFSATASIEARASEGGTSPASVRTQIAALLGQI comes from the coding sequence ATGGCCTGCACTCCCACCGCGCCGGCGCAGAACGCCCCGGCGGTACCCGGCGCCCGCATGTGGGGCGGGCGCTTCTCGTCCGGGCCGGCGCCCGAGATGGACCGGCTGAACCGCTCCCTGCCGGTGGACCGCCGCCTGTGGCGCCACGACGTGGCCGGCAGCCGCGCATGGGCCGCCGCGCTGGGTGCCGCGGGGGTGATCGACCCCGCCGAGGCCGCCGATCTGCGCGCGGGTCTCGACGCGGTGGCGGCGCGCCTGGAGTCGTGGTCCGAAGCCGACTGGGCGGCGGCCGGTGACGAGGACGTCCACACGCTGGTGGAGCGGCTGCTGGGCGACGAGATCGGCCCCACGGCCGGCAAGCTGCACACGGGGCGCTCGCGCAACGACCAGGTAGCGACCGACTTCCGCCTGTGGGCGCTGGAGGCGGTCAAGACGCTCGATGCCGCCCTGCGCGACGTGCAGCTGGCGCTGGTGGAGCAGGCGGAGCAGCACGTGGCGACGGTGATGCCGTCGTACACGCACATGCAGCGCGCGCAGCCCGTGTCCGCCGCGCACTGGCTGCTGTCGCACGCGTGGCCGCTGGCGCGCGACCGCGAGCGGCTGGCGGACGCGGGGGACCGTGTGTCCGTGCTGCCGCTGGGGTCGGGCGCCATCGCGGGGTGCCCGTTTCCGGTGGATCGCGTGCTGTTGAAGGAGTCGCTGGGCTTTCGGGCCGTGTCGCCGAATTCGGTGGATGCGGTGGCGGACCGCGACTGGGTGGCGGAACTGCTGTTCGTGGCGGCGATGGCAGGCGTGCACCTGTCGCGCCTGGCCGAAGACCTGGTGCTCTTCGCGTCGTCGGAATTCGGCTTCGTGCGGCTGAGCGACCGCTTCAGCACGGGCTCGTCGCTGATGCCGCAGAAGCGCAATCCCGACGCGCTGGAGCTGGCGCGCGGCAAGGCCGGGCGGCTGATCGGCGACCTCACCGGCATGCTCGCGCTCCTCAAGGGGTTGCCGTCGGGCTACAACAAGGACCTGCAGGAAGACAAGTCGGCGCTCTTTTCCGCCTTCGATGCGCTCACGGACGTGCTGCCGGCGGTGGCGGGAACCATCCGGTCGATGACGATCGATGCGGCGCGGTGCGCGGGCGCGGTCGACTCGGCCATGCTGGCGACGGACCTGGCCGACTTCCTGGTGCGCGAGGGCGTGCCCTTTCGAGAGGCCCATGGAGCCGTCGGCCGGCTGGTGCGCGCGGCCGAGGCGCTGGGATGTCCGTTGAGCGCGCTTCCCCGCGAGGTGTTCGTGGAGGTGAGCCGCGAGTTTGCGTCCGCCGACCTGGATTCGCTGTTCAGCGCCACGGCGTCCATCGAGGCGCGCGCCAGCGAGGGGGGTACCTCACCCGCCTCCGTTCGTACCCAGATCGCGGCGTTGCTCGGACAGATCTGA